The Planctomicrobium piriforme genome includes a window with the following:
- a CDS encoding DUF1559 domain-containing protein produces the protein MQSRLLRPVFSTSRRPSKAFTLIELLVVIAIIAILIALLLPAVQQAREAARRSQCKNNLKQIGLALHNYLDALQAFPASFVDPDSTSASLTSAANNNCLAWSAMILPYMDQAGLYNQIGTETGGFTRSWQDYNNTGTPSNTVTSCIPSAVKVVSAFVCPSDPMGGLNTDKNSFGKSNYLASGGTAAGNPQVVDGAFSRNISRRISDFLDGTSNTIFVSERTTKNDATGGQACGGSPCSNSGGLWIGPRIAGSTSESWNPGNEQMDVQNIGGGSATFLINASNQTWGADWIASSAHVGGMHILLADGSVRFLSDNLGMSVYKGLVTIQGNEVIGEF, from the coding sequence ATGCAATCGAGACTCTTGCGCCCCGTGTTTTCTACCTCCCGAAGACCGTCAAAAGCCTTCACCCTGATCGAACTGCTGGTGGTCATCGCCATCATCGCGATTCTGATCGCGTTGCTGCTACCGGCCGTACAACAGGCCCGTGAAGCCGCCCGACGCAGCCAGTGCAAGAACAACCTGAAGCAGATTGGTCTGGCCCTGCACAACTACCTAGACGCTTTGCAGGCCTTCCCGGCCAGCTTTGTCGATCCCGATTCGACCTCCGCCTCGCTGACGTCCGCGGCCAATAACAACTGCCTGGCCTGGAGCGCCATGATTCTGCCGTACATGGATCAGGCAGGGCTCTACAACCAGATCGGGACGGAGACCGGCGGCTTTACTCGCAGCTGGCAGGACTACAACAACACCGGCACGCCGTCGAATACCGTGACAAGCTGTATTCCCTCGGCGGTGAAGGTTGTCTCGGCCTTCGTTTGCCCGTCTGACCCGATGGGCGGCTTGAATACCGACAAGAACAGTTTTGGCAAATCGAACTACCTCGCCAGCGGTGGAACGGCTGCCGGCAACCCGCAGGTGGTGGACGGCGCCTTCTCGCGCAATATCTCCCGCCGCATTTCGGACTTCCTCGACGGCACCAGCAACACAATTTTTGTCTCCGAGCGGACGACGAAAAATGACGCGACCGGCGGTCAGGCCTGCGGCGGCAGCCCCTGCAGCAACTCCGGCGGCTTGTGGATTGGCCCCCGCATCGCGGGCAGCACCTCGGAATCCTGGAATCCAGGCAATGAGCAGATGGACGTGCAGAACATCGGCGGCGGCAGCGCCACCTTCCTCATCAATGCATCCAACCAGACCTGGGGAGCAGACTGGATCGCATCGAGCGCCCACGTTGGCGGCATGCATATCCTGCTGGCCGATGGTTCGGTTCGCTTCCTGAGCGACAACCTCGGCATGAGCGTTTACAAGGGCCTCGTGACGATTCAGGGGAACGAAGTCATCGGCGAGTTCTAA
- a CDS encoding alpha/beta hydrolase family protein produces MFRNRTWFRLLASVFLTAAGALSAWAEESYDPTRTGDLEQVSFTDLKIADAARQREVPIRVYLGTQTTPSPVILFSPGLGGSREFYGYVAKPWAARGYSVVVLQHPGSDSDVWQQVRPADRATALRQAVNPQNFLLRAQDVSVVLDQLQAWSQIPRHAVGQRLDLGRVGMSGHSFGAVTTQSVSGERFGRAAKSLTDARIKAAIAMSPSVPRQGDAKLAFGDVKIPWLLMTGTKDDSPIGNVDVASRLAVFPTLPPGEKYELVLNNAEHSAFSDRALAGDRSTRNPNHHKAIIAISTAFWDAYLKEDAAAKAWLDGAGAKSALESGDRWQVK; encoded by the coding sequence ATGTTCCGAAATCGAACCTGGTTTCGTCTCTTGGCGAGCGTGTTCCTCACGGCGGCAGGCGCGCTTTCAGCCTGGGCGGAGGAGTCGTATGACCCGACGCGTACAGGTGATCTGGAACAGGTCAGTTTCACCGATCTCAAGATTGCGGACGCCGCGCGTCAGCGCGAGGTGCCGATTCGGGTGTATCTGGGCACTCAGACAACGCCGTCGCCCGTCATTCTCTTCAGCCCTGGCCTGGGGGGCTCGCGTGAGTTTTATGGGTATGTCGCCAAGCCTTGGGCGGCACGGGGGTATTCGGTCGTGGTGCTACAGCATCCCGGCAGCGACAGTGATGTCTGGCAGCAAGTAAGACCCGCTGACAGAGCGACAGCATTACGGCAGGCAGTGAACCCGCAGAATTTTCTGCTCCGCGCCCAGGACGTGAGCGTCGTTCTCGACCAGTTACAGGCCTGGAGCCAAATACCCCGGCACGCGGTCGGGCAGCGTCTTGATCTAGGCCGCGTCGGGATGTCCGGACATTCATTTGGCGCAGTCACCACTCAATCTGTCAGCGGCGAACGGTTTGGCCGTGCCGCAAAATCACTGACCGATGCCAGAATCAAAGCAGCGATTGCGATGAGCCCCAGCGTGCCGCGGCAGGGGGATGCGAAGCTCGCATTCGGGGACGTAAAGATCCCCTGGCTATTGATGACTGGCACCAAAGACGATTCCCCCATCGGCAACGTCGATGTCGCATCGCGCCTCGCCGTCTTCCCCACGCTGCCGCCCGGCGAGAAGTACGAACTGGTCCTCAACAACGCCGAGCACTCCGCATTCTCCGACCGCGCCTTGGCTGGCGACCGCAGCACCCGCAATCCGAATCACCACAAAGCAATCATCGCCATCAGCACCGCGTTCTGGGACGCGTATTTGAAAGAAGACGCAGCGGCGAAAGCGTGGCTGGACGGGGCGGGTGCGAAGTCGGCGCTGGAGAGTGGGGACCGGTGGCAGGTGAAGTGA
- a CDS encoding type II toxin-antitoxin system VapC family toxin yields the protein MPRTPGLLLDTNIIVHLLRNGELGQSIDSAYQLRTSLASSLICVVTIGEMRSLARKLKWGQRKQDELQQTLEELVWIDISSDAVLDAYSEIDDFSEKVVKPARPLGQNDIWIAAVARATGATLLTTDKDFDHLQGKFIDRIWIDPTRRSSP from the coding sequence ATGCCTCGAACACCCGGCCTTCTGCTCGACACCAACATCATCGTGCATTTGCTGCGGAACGGCGAATTAGGGCAATCCATCGATTCCGCGTATCAGCTTCGAACCTCCCTCGCCAGCAGTCTAATTTGTGTCGTCACCATCGGTGAAATGCGTTCGCTCGCGAGAAAGCTCAAATGGGGACAGCGGAAGCAGGACGAACTCCAGCAAACGTTGGAGGAACTGGTCTGGATCGACATCAGCAGTGATGCTGTTTTGGATGCTTACAGCGAGATCGATGACTTCAGCGAGAAGGTCGTCAAACCGGCCCGGCCTCTCGGTCAAAATGACATTTGGATTGCAGCCGTTGCTAGGGCGACTGGGGCCACCCTGCTGACGACGGATAAAGACTTTGATCACCTTCAGGGAAAATTCATCGACCGGATCTGGATCGATCCGACGAGACGATCCAGTCCCTGA
- a CDS encoding aldo/keto reductase, which produces METRQLGRSGLHVPVLSFGTGTFGGTNDFFKKWGTTDDKEATRLVDICFEHGVNFFDTANVYSQGDSERILGKALQGKRDKALISTKATFPMGDGPNDRGSSRRHLLNECEASLKRLGTDHIDLYFMHGFDALTPVEETLRVLDDLITSGKIRYIGCSNFSGWHVMKSLATSEKYGLGRYVAYQGYYSLIGRDYEWELMPLALDQGLGLMVWSPLGWGRLTGKIRRDQPLPEGRIKSGGGEAGPQVDDEYLYTVVDALLDVSKETEKTVSQVALSWLLQRPSVVNIVIGARNEEQLRQNLGATGWTLTPDQITKLDDASRKLPAYPYWHQMGADAINPKPVKW; this is translated from the coding sequence GTGGAGACTCGACAACTTGGACGTTCTGGCCTGCATGTTCCCGTCCTGAGCTTTGGCACAGGCACTTTCGGCGGCACGAACGACTTCTTCAAGAAATGGGGCACCACCGACGACAAGGAAGCGACCCGACTGGTCGACATCTGTTTCGAGCATGGCGTCAACTTCTTCGACACCGCCAACGTCTACTCGCAAGGGGATTCAGAACGCATCCTCGGCAAGGCGCTGCAGGGGAAACGGGACAAAGCCCTCATCTCGACCAAGGCGACGTTCCCGATGGGCGACGGCCCGAACGATCGCGGTTCGTCCCGTCGACATCTGCTCAACGAATGTGAAGCCAGTCTCAAACGACTGGGAACCGATCACATCGATCTTTACTTCATGCACGGCTTCGATGCCCTGACTCCGGTTGAAGAGACTCTTCGGGTGCTCGACGATCTCATCACGTCCGGAAAGATCCGCTACATCGGCTGCTCGAACTTCTCCGGCTGGCACGTCATGAAGTCGCTCGCCACGTCCGAGAAATACGGGCTGGGCCGCTATGTGGCTTACCAGGGCTACTATTCGCTCATCGGCCGCGACTATGAATGGGAACTGATGCCGCTGGCGCTCGACCAGGGACTTGGACTGATGGTCTGGAGCCCGCTCGGCTGGGGCCGCCTCACCGGTAAGATCCGTCGCGATCAGCCGCTCCCGGAAGGCCGCATCAAATCCGGCGGCGGCGAAGCTGGCCCACAGGTTGATGACGAGTACCTTTACACCGTGGTCGATGCCCTGCTGGACGTGTCAAAAGAAACCGAAAAAACGGTCTCTCAAGTCGCCTTGAGCTGGCTGCTCCAGCGTCCGAGCGTCGTCAACATCGTGATCGGCGCCAGAAACGAAGAGCAGCTCCGCCAAAACCTGGGCGCGACCGGCTGGACGCTCACACCAGATCAAATCACCAAACTCGACGACGCGAGCCGCAAACTCCCGGCGTACCCGTACTGGCACCAGATGGGAGCGGACGCGATTAACCCGAAGCCCGTGAAGTGGTGA
- the ligD gene encoding DNA ligase D — MSLAKYKQKRNFEKTAEPAAGRGTARPGQLLYVIQKHAASRLHYDFRLELDGTLKSWAVPKGPSFDPGHKQLAVHVEDHPVAYGDFEGIIPHGEYGGGTVMLWDRGTWESIGDAEQNYADGKLKFTLHGEKLQGNWALIRMHGKAGDDGKNWLLIKEKDEYALPEDEYNVTAEAPRSVLSDRGLDEIAAAGDKVWTSKPAARKGAAKKRSAGRVDVHKSTSSHNPSPHPQPLSPEDRGEGRLKGIKGARKAPFPAELKPQLATLVSAAPDGDAWLHEMKFDGYRLLAHLQDGQVRLMTRNGNDWTKKFAPLAKAVGLLPVESAVLDGEVVLLREDGKPDFQRLQNALKASDSADFVYYLFDVPYCNGHDLRAARLIDRKQVLESLLKQVDPGNDGMLRYSDHIQGAGADVLRQSCRHELEGIVSKQLDSHYQSGRTKSWVKSKCLKRQEFVIGGYTRPSGARSGFGALLLGYHDNGELQYCGKVGTGFTDETLKQMLPALEKRSRKTCPFVKVPTAIKRQLASWTEPQLVAEVEFSEWTDDNALRHPSFKGLRDDKPAKQITRERAMTSPDRKSSSQIRSSKGIGKKGTRTSRVKSTDNSPPHPLPLSHEDRGEGSSKSRTQTDSGETQLAGVAITHPDRVLYPDANITKADLAQFYVDIADWILPHVIGRPLTLVRCPGGQTGQCFYQKHLDGNLPAGVSTIAIKEKQGTDDYLLIHDVTGLISLVQWGVLEFHTWGAREDNIELPDRLVFDLDPGEEATWEQVVNGVREVRDRLKTIGLESFLRTSGGKGLHVVVPLTRRRSWDEVKDFTHAIATSMMHDSPDLYIDTMSKAKRKGRIFIDYLRNGRGATAVASYSTRARAGAPVATPLRWDELSPSLKPNQYTVLNLRKRLSSLKDDPWEGFFQVRQSLTDARIQRVGRD, encoded by the coding sequence ATGTCACTGGCGAAATACAAGCAGAAACGCAATTTCGAAAAGACGGCAGAGCCTGCCGCAGGTCGAGGGACTGCCCGGCCAGGTCAGTTGCTGTACGTCATCCAGAAACATGCGGCGAGCCGGCTGCATTACGACTTCCGGCTGGAACTCGATGGCACGCTGAAGAGTTGGGCGGTCCCCAAGGGGCCGTCGTTTGATCCAGGCCACAAGCAGCTCGCTGTCCATGTGGAAGACCACCCGGTCGCTTACGGGGACTTTGAAGGCATCATTCCGCATGGCGAATACGGCGGCGGGACGGTCATGCTCTGGGACCGCGGGACTTGGGAATCGATTGGCGACGCCGAGCAGAATTATGCGGACGGAAAACTCAAATTCACCCTGCACGGTGAGAAACTCCAGGGGAACTGGGCGCTGATTCGCATGCACGGGAAGGCCGGCGACGACGGCAAGAACTGGCTCTTGATTAAGGAGAAAGACGAATACGCCCTGCCGGAGGACGAGTACAACGTGACCGCCGAAGCACCGCGCAGCGTGCTTTCCGACCGGGGTCTCGATGAAATCGCCGCCGCTGGAGACAAAGTTTGGACGAGCAAGCCTGCGGCGAGGAAGGGGGCGGCGAAGAAGAGGAGTGCTGGCAGAGTTGATGTTCACAAAAGCACATCGAGTCACAATCCCTCCCCTCACCCCCAGCCCCTCTCCCCTGAGGACAGGGGCGAGGGGAGGTTGAAAGGGATCAAAGGGGCTCGCAAAGCTCCCTTCCCTGCTGAATTGAAGCCGCAACTGGCCACGCTCGTCTCGGCCGCACCAGACGGAGATGCCTGGCTGCATGAGATGAAGTTCGACGGATATCGTCTGCTGGCGCATCTTCAGGACGGACAAGTCCGCCTCATGACCAGAAACGGCAATGACTGGACGAAGAAGTTCGCGCCCCTCGCCAAAGCCGTCGGCCTGCTGCCGGTCGAATCCGCGGTGTTGGATGGAGAAGTCGTGCTGCTGCGAGAAGATGGAAAGCCCGACTTTCAGCGGCTGCAGAACGCTCTCAAGGCGAGCGACTCGGCGGACTTCGTCTATTACCTTTTCGATGTGCCATACTGCAATGGTCATGATCTCCGCGCCGCCAGGCTCATCGATCGCAAACAGGTGCTGGAGTCACTGCTGAAGCAAGTCGATCCCGGCAACGACGGAATGCTCCGCTACAGCGACCACATTCAAGGGGCGGGCGCCGACGTTCTCAGGCAGTCGTGCCGACATGAACTGGAAGGGATCGTCTCCAAACAGCTCGACAGCCACTACCAGTCCGGCAGGACGAAGAGCTGGGTGAAATCCAAATGCCTGAAGCGGCAGGAATTTGTGATTGGCGGATATACACGGCCAAGCGGTGCGCGATCAGGCTTCGGAGCCTTGCTCCTGGGTTATCACGACAACGGTGAACTCCAGTATTGCGGCAAGGTCGGCACCGGCTTCACTGACGAGACACTCAAGCAGATGCTGCCGGCGCTGGAAAAGCGGAGTCGCAAAACGTGCCCGTTCGTGAAGGTTCCAACCGCCATCAAGCGGCAATTGGCGAGTTGGACCGAACCGCAGCTCGTGGCTGAAGTCGAGTTCAGCGAGTGGACCGACGACAATGCACTGCGTCACCCCTCATTCAAGGGCCTGCGGGACGACAAACCCGCAAAACAGATCACTCGGGAACGCGCCATGACCTCCCCGGATCGCAAGTCGTCTTCACAGATACGGTCTTCAAAGGGGATCGGCAAGAAAGGAACAAGGACCAGTAGGGTCAAGTCGACCGACAATTCGCCCCCTCACCCCCTGCCCCTCTCCCACGAGGACAGGGGCGAGGGGAGTTCGAAGTCACGCACTCAGACCGACAGCGGCGAAACCCAACTTGCCGGCGTCGCGATTACACATCCCGATCGTGTTCTCTATCCCGATGCGAACATCACCAAGGCTGACCTTGCACAATTCTATGTCGACATCGCCGACTGGATTCTCCCGCATGTCATCGGGCGTCCCCTCACTCTGGTCCGCTGCCCCGGCGGTCAGACCGGCCAGTGTTTCTATCAGAAGCATCTCGACGGCAACCTGCCGGCAGGCGTCAGCACGATCGCTATCAAAGAGAAACAGGGGACGGACGACTACCTGTTGATTCACGATGTGACAGGTCTCATCTCGCTCGTGCAGTGGGGAGTGCTTGAGTTTCACACCTGGGGGGCGCGGGAAGACAATATCGAACTCCCCGACAGGCTCGTCTTCGATCTTGACCCTGGCGAGGAAGCGACATGGGAACAGGTCGTCAACGGCGTTCGTGAAGTTCGCGACCGCTTAAAGACGATTGGCCTCGAATCGTTTCTCCGCACGTCCGGCGGCAAAGGGCTGCATGTCGTCGTGCCGCTCACCCGCCGTCGCAGTTGGGACGAAGTCAAAGACTTCACCCATGCCATTGCGACCTCCATGATGCATGACTCGCCTGATCTCTACATCGACACGATGAGTAAGGCGAAGCGAAAGGGGCGGATCTTCATCGACTATCTCCGCAACGGGCGGGGTGCGACTGCAGTTGCCAGCTACTCCACCAGGGCTCGCGCCGGCGCGCCCGTCGCCACGCCGCTCCGCTGGGACGAACTGTCGCCGAGTCTGAAACCCAATCAATACACGGTTCTCAATCTGCGCAAACGCCTGAGTTCACTGAAGGATGATCCCTGGGAGGGCTTCTTTCAGGTGCGTCAATCGCTGACAGATGCGAGAATACAACGCGTGGGCCGTGACTGA
- a CDS encoding YciE/YciF ferroxidase family protein, protein MSLQSLGDAFLDELRDVLSAEKQLLKALPKMAKAASSEDLRSALEQHLEETKGQVERLEQVFESLDQKPRAKKCDAMAGILEEGASILEEDATPEVLDALIIAAAQKVEHYEIATYGTLCAWAEALEYKPALKLLKATMAEEETADKNLSILSETINELALAPAEVEADE, encoded by the coding sequence ATGTCGTTACAGTCTCTGGGAGATGCCTTCCTTGATGAGCTGCGTGATGTGTTGAGTGCAGAAAAACAACTTTTGAAAGCCCTGCCGAAGATGGCGAAAGCGGCCAGCAGTGAAGATCTGCGGTCAGCCCTTGAGCAGCACCTGGAAGAGACCAAGGGTCAAGTCGAGCGTCTTGAGCAGGTGTTCGAATCGCTCGACCAGAAGCCTCGCGCCAAGAAGTGCGATGCGATGGCGGGCATTCTGGAAGAAGGAGCTTCAATTCTCGAAGAAGACGCCACGCCGGAAGTGCTGGACGCTCTGATTATCGCTGCCGCCCAGAAAGTCGAGCACTACGAAATCGCCACTTACGGCACCCTTTGTGCCTGGGCAGAAGCTCTCGAATATAAGCCGGCTCTGAAACTGCTGAAAGCCACCATGGCCGAAGAAGAAACCGCCGACAAAAACCTCTCAATACTGTCTGAAACTATCAATGAACTCGCTCTGGCTCCGGCGGAAGTCGAAGCGGACGAGTAA
- a CDS encoding PRC-barrel domain-containing protein, producing the protein MKRVWGVIVSSALLAGGAASAQDVQVQLKDGRNAPIQGQGTVPGNQVQSNQNSQQADPNRQGSQIQVDARRVDPGATDSVVRASTLIGSQLLDSNGQSLGKISDLVLDLNSQSIQYVVLDAQQADSYIAVPPTVLNTRYENNNAQVITTVPADQFRQAPTFTRSQWSARGFDPQWTQRNNTFYQQYSRTPNAVDRQLNRQENRLERKIDRVN; encoded by the coding sequence ATGAAGAGGGTCTGGGGAGTCATTGTCAGCAGCGCGTTACTGGCTGGCGGAGCAGCGTCTGCTCAGGATGTTCAGGTCCAGCTGAAGGATGGCCGGAACGCACCTATCCAAGGACAGGGAACGGTTCCAGGCAATCAAGTACAGAGCAACCAGAACAGCCAGCAGGCTGATCCAAACCGCCAAGGTTCGCAGATTCAGGTTGACGCCCGACGCGTGGATCCAGGCGCGACTGACTCTGTTGTTCGCGCAAGTACGCTGATTGGCTCGCAACTGCTGGATTCCAACGGTCAGTCGCTCGGTAAGATCAGCGATCTGGTGCTGGATCTGAATTCTCAGTCCATTCAGTATGTGGTGCTCGATGCCCAGCAAGCGGATTCCTACATCGCGGTGCCGCCGACGGTGCTGAACACCCGCTATGAGAACAACAACGCTCAGGTGATCACCACTGTGCCGGCCGACCAGTTCCGTCAGGCTCCGACGTTCACTCGCAGCCAGTGGAGCGCCCGCGGCTTCGACCCGCAGTGGACGCAGCGCAACAACACGTTCTATCAGCAGTACTCACGCACTCCGAACGCTGTTGACCGCCAGTTGAACCGCCAGGAAAATCGCCTGGAACGCAAGATTGATCGGGTAAACTAG
- the asnB gene encoding asparagine synthase (glutamine-hydrolyzing), with the protein MCGIAGAVWSRPEDAVDRNTLTRMTTAIQHRGPDDYGLLFSSDLEGGQAVSAQCGLGHRRLSIIDLGGGHQPLGNEDGTVWTVFNGEIYNYRELREELIARGHKLATSSDTEVIVHLYEELGPRCVEKMRGMFAFAVWDQRRGRLLLARDRMGQKPLFYRQDGSRLLFGSELKAILQVPGLPREVDPRSIDLFLTYQYVPHPHTIFKGYHKLPPAHVAVFEQGELTVSRYWEPPYAEPAGPPLSPEKWRQELRATLTESVRLRMRSDVPVGAFLSGGIDSTIIAGLMQSQSERPIHTFSIGFPIKEFDERSFARQAAEHLKTDHHEYLVEPSALGMLPKLIWHYDEPFGDSSAIPTMYLSEVTRQVVKVALSGDGGDELFAGYSRYQAVHLAAMSDWLPSPIKSLLGWRMWQQIPTSTRQGAIGRRAKRFIEALSQSPERRYLRWIGIFDQRMRNELYTPEFLQQLDGYDSGEFIHAAYAACPDRDFVTRTTCADVLTYLPCDILTKVDIASMAYALEARSPFLDHRVAELAARMPIELKFQPGRGKKILVETFQDLLPPSIQQRPKMGFGVPIDHWMRNEYRQLLSDLLLSQRSLDRGLFRKEAVERLIQEHLNNRWDHAYRLWNLLCLELWHRVYVDEPVPLHAPEDLLAEG; encoded by the coding sequence ATGTGTGGCATTGCTGGTGCAGTCTGGAGTCGGCCTGAAGACGCCGTCGATCGCAACACGCTGACCCGGATGACCACCGCCATTCAGCACCGGGGACCAGACGACTACGGGTTGCTCTTCTCCAGCGATCTGGAAGGAGGCCAGGCGGTCTCCGCCCAGTGCGGACTCGGCCATCGCCGACTGTCGATCATCGACCTCGGCGGTGGACATCAGCCGCTGGGAAACGAAGACGGCACCGTCTGGACCGTCTTCAACGGCGAGATTTACAACTACCGGGAACTGCGGGAAGAACTGATCGCACGCGGGCACAAGCTCGCGACCTCCAGCGACACTGAGGTCATCGTCCATCTTTATGAAGAGCTGGGGCCGCGCTGCGTCGAGAAGATGCGGGGGATGTTTGCCTTCGCGGTCTGGGACCAGCGCCGCGGTCGACTCTTGCTCGCCCGCGACCGTATGGGTCAGAAGCCGCTGTTTTATCGGCAGGACGGCTCGCGTTTGCTGTTTGGCAGCGAACTGAAAGCGATTCTGCAGGTTCCCGGTCTGCCGCGCGAGGTGGACCCCCGTTCCATCGACCTGTTTCTGACTTATCAGTATGTGCCGCATCCCCACACGATCTTCAAGGGGTATCACAAGCTCCCTCCGGCGCATGTCGCGGTGTTCGAACAAGGCGAACTGACCGTTTCCAGGTATTGGGAGCCCCCGTATGCCGAACCAGCCGGGCCGCCCCTTTCGCCAGAAAAATGGAGACAGGAACTTCGGGCAACGCTCACCGAGTCGGTGCGGCTGCGGATGCGATCCGACGTGCCGGTCGGGGCGTTTCTCTCCGGAGGAATCGACTCCACGATCATTGCGGGCTTGATGCAGAGCCAGTCCGAGCGGCCGATTCATACGTTTTCGATCGGGTTTCCCATCAAGGAGTTCGACGAACGGAGCTTTGCCAGGCAAGCCGCCGAACATCTGAAAACGGATCACCATGAATACCTCGTCGAGCCGAGCGCGCTGGGAATGCTGCCCAAGCTGATCTGGCATTACGACGAACCGTTTGGCGACAGCTCGGCCATTCCGACGATGTACCTGTCGGAAGTGACCAGACAGGTGGTGAAGGTTGCGTTGTCTGGCGATGGAGGGGACGAACTTTTTGCCGGCTATTCGCGGTATCAGGCGGTGCATCTGGCGGCGATGTCCGACTGGCTTCCTTCTCCCATCAAATCGCTACTCGGATGGCGGATGTGGCAGCAGATTCCGACCTCGACGCGGCAAGGAGCAATCGGCCGCCGAGCGAAGCGTTTTATCGAAGCGCTCAGTCAATCGCCGGAGCGGCGTTATCTGCGCTGGATTGGCATCTTCGATCAGCGGATGCGTAATGAACTCTACACGCCTGAGTTCCTGCAGCAGCTCGACGGGTACGATAGCGGCGAATTCATTCATGCGGCCTATGCAGCCTGCCCGGATCGCGACTTTGTGACTCGGACGACCTGTGCCGACGTGCTGACATACCTTCCCTGCGACATTCTGACGAAGGTCGACATCGCCAGCATGGCCTACGCGCTGGAAGCCAGAAGTCCGTTTCTCGATCACCGCGTCGCCGAACTGGCTGCCCGCATGCCGATCGAATTGAAGTTTCAGCCGGGCCGCGGAAAGAAGATTCTCGTCGAGACATTTCAGGATTTGCTGCCCCCATCAATACAGCAGCGTCCAAAGATGGGTTTCGGCGTGCCGATCGACCACTGGATGCGGAATGAATATCGCCAATTGCTGAGCGATCTTCTGCTCTCGCAGCGCAGTCTCGATAGGGGCTTATTTCGAAAAGAGGCAGTCGAGCGTCTGATTCAGGAACATCTCAACAATCGCTGGGACCACGCCTACCGCTTGTGGAACCTGCTCTGCCTGGAACTCTGGCACCGAGTCTACGTCGACGAACCGGTCCCACTGCACGCACCGGAGGATCTGTTGGCGGAGGGTTGA
- a CDS encoding metallophosphoesterase, translated as MARLTFMFWMNATLLLIFVAGHTTLWISGINRLHGLPWHDRTLKPIRHLHDFAIVAFPCIVLWRVGLTGPKLLLGGSWSALDAFWQVVFCICTLGVFGLAWAIVRHLAYRPPRQQIRQQSTVTDIARQLGSKPIGHGPHSRLVRFPGNEQFSVELSQKTFLLPQLPVEWNGLSILHLSDWHFSGTIRKEYFEQAAEIASREEVDLVCFTGDLLDNPALVDWLPSTLDRIPARLGRYFILGNHDWYSDFQPTRAKLTGLGWHDLGSRCEVLEINGRRLAIGGDETPWIGEHPTFPGDADFLLLLSHAPDTIAWARAQGVDLMLAGHNHGGQVRIPGLGAVFSPSLYGCKYASGTFYEAPTLLHVSRGLAGIHPLRYRCRPEMTRLILQSGG; from the coding sequence ATGGCCCGGTTGACTTTCATGTTCTGGATGAACGCGACGCTGCTGCTGATTTTCGTCGCCGGTCACACGACACTCTGGATCAGCGGGATCAACCGTTTGCATGGGCTGCCCTGGCACGATCGCACGCTCAAACCGATCCGGCATCTGCACGACTTCGCAATCGTTGCCTTTCCATGCATCGTACTCTGGCGCGTCGGCCTCACCGGTCCGAAACTCTTGTTGGGCGGGTCATGGAGCGCGCTCGATGCTTTCTGGCAGGTGGTGTTTTGCATCTGCACGCTGGGCGTCTTCGGCCTTGCCTGGGCGATTGTGCGACACCTGGCCTACCGTCCGCCGCGGCAGCAGATTCGCCAGCAGTCGACCGTGACCGATATTGCCCGCCAGTTGGGGTCGAAGCCCATCGGCCACGGACCTCATTCGCGGCTGGTGCGATTCCCCGGCAACGAGCAGTTCTCGGTGGAACTGAGCCAGAAGACATTTCTCCTGCCGCAACTGCCCGTCGAATGGAACGGGCTGTCGATCCTGCATCTCTCCGACTGGCATTTCTCAGGCACAATTCGCAAAGAATACTTCGAACAGGCGGCGGAGATCGCGAGTCGCGAAGAGGTCGACCTTGTCTGCTTCACAGGCGACCTCCTCGATAACCCCGCGCTGGTGGACTGGCTCCCGTCGACTCTTGATCGAATCCCGGCTCGGCTGGGACGGTACTTCATCCTGGGGAATCACGACTGGTATTCCGATTTCCAGCCGACTCGCGCCAAGCTGACCGGTCTCGGCTGGCACGATCTGGGTTCCCGTTGCGAAGTTCTGGAGATCAATGGCCGTCGTCTCGCGATTGGGGGCGATGAGACGCCGTGGATTGGGGAACATCCAACATTTCCCGGCGACGCCGATTTCCTGCTGCTGCTGAGCCATGCTCCCGACACGATTGCCTGGGCCAGGGCGCAGGGAGTCGATCTCATGCTCGCCGGGCACAATCACGGCGGTCAGGTCCGCATCCCCGGCCTGGGAGCGGTATTCTCACCAAGTCTGTACGGCTGCAAGTATGCCTCGGGGACTTTCTATGAAGCGCCCACGCTGCTGCATGTCTCGCGCGGGCTCGCCGGGATTCACCCCTTGCGGTATCGCTGCCGCCCGGAAATGACGCGACTGATTCTGCAGTCTGGCGGCTGA